In Trichoderma asperellum chromosome 1, complete sequence, a single window of DNA contains:
- a CDS encoding uncharacterized protein (TransMembrane:1 (i472-491o)~BUSCO:EOG092D2COI), whose product MRSRQSARRRSAPAPVEEESTAPAELQESNPESGGEAESEAEPEAEPQAAEGDDEGEHQRLQFNEELSWRPAKPIPSGTLLTRLEKLSKELADFEQGEVDLSSLKDVSAQLAHRNLLQHKDRGVKAYTACCLVDILRLFVPDAPFTDDQLKMMFGLFVKDILPSLQDPTNPYNSQHKYVLMSLTDVKSILLISEIHGADDLLLRLFNSTFDGVSANAKAPAEEQVAKDVEIHLTEMLIQLIDESPGSVPASVIDAIISQFLRAAPPGGGRSKEQNGKQSTLLHKTEPAAYVMAKAICNGCADKMARYVSQYFSDVILNASGFATAGNGTRHGGDDSDEEDSHAGPSEADLRSLRQAHLLIRELWRAAPAVLQNVIPQLDAELSADNVHLRLIATETFGDMISGIGAAGPPQPPVLDPAAYPPIRLMDDTPTVVAEANVLTKPYSPQSFAQTHHATYRNFVGRKNDKTGTIRTAWVTAVGYILSTSAGGIGLSSQEENELVRALVDKLNDSEEKVRLAAVKAIELFDFRDIVLKLGIIGGVEKEGSVFASLADRCRDRKPAVRVEAMILLGKLWAVGAGEIADGQEAVTACLSGVPSRIINAFYANDPDLNVLLDRVMFECLIPLKYPLIKGKGAKTAAASSQGKAAAGQADQDKIRAERILLMLKSLDTPAQKAFFAMQARQPQFAKGVEIFIQQCEAYNGGVIEANEDKVKAGLAKTMQWFGAYFPDPLKVRSDLQKFVKLNERRSYQLVKYAIESESDFKTVRRAIAELITKISASSGASSLDTLIPLLYRSSCLMFNRSHLATIMDYSKSDKNGFATMAHQVLNDISQRNPDIFKAHAEELRKELIQKAPTETTKSQDASVSDILKAYSSYAKRYPEDVKYDKTFTQTLINYALYGVPIKTPKYAINVLLAKNDDKSKVTATTLLRKVMANLKYGAPHFLNKLATISQLERLAPTVTVDSDDAINDITIKKVLHEVRTEAGDKDPTWVDDADMDEELQAKSLSIRILVNRALATSTDADAETRIKPIFKLLKTYVVAEGELSKVKDTPKHHKKRLRLLAGLMILKLCTVKKYDDQFDHAGFNKLAELVQDSELQVRRRFMDKLQNYLTRGKLRARFHTILFLTAFEPFPELKNRVETWLRSRARYYAQNEQQIMEALMGRLIPLLAHHPDYSPDEADLVDFANYFLFYLGAVATEGNISLIYKYAERVKQTRDGVEPEKSENLYVLSDLAQTLVRKYQERKNWSFQAWPGKVGLPTGLYTALPSSEVAQHIAQKQFIPEELDEKLDDLIRVMDRKKKRKSIHESADHPAKKPKTQMKTVIRGKPSPKPKSTKVPSKKPARPKAAPKAKKAESNIPESERRRSGRSHNISTYAERGDEEDEEEMLEGVAEWEYGDEEDNDNEGASDQQESGNEDNSEASEPENDEAEDAAEEVNEEESEPEQPQPKSNGRKLAAPRGRGKAAPAVKASALATARTSTRSTRGRAARGASDMDVDDDDDE is encoded by the exons ATGCGCTCTCGCCAATCCGCAAGGAGACGGTCGGCGCCGGCGCCAGTGGAGGAGGAGTCTACCGCGCCGGCAGAGCTCCAAGAATCGAACCCGGAATCTGGAGGTGAAGCCGAATCAGAAGCAGAGCCCGAGGCGGAACCGCAAGCAGCtgagggcgatgatgagggAGAGCATCAGCGACTCCAGTTTAATGAAGAGCTGTCGTGGCGGCCTGCGAAGCCAATCCCCAGCGGCACTCTTCTGACTCGTCTGGAGAAGCTGTCTAAAGAGCTGGCAGACTTTGAACAAGGCGAGGTCGACCTGAGCTCGCTCAAGGATGTCTCCGCCCAGCTAGCGCATCGcaatctgctgcagcacaagGATAGAGGCGTCAAAGCATACACCGCGTGCTGTTTGGTTGATATCCTGCGCCTGTTTGTCCCAGATGCTCCGTTTACGGATGATCAGCTCAAG ATGATGTTCGGCCTATTCGTAAAGGATATCTTACCGAGCCTCCAAGACCCTACGAACCCATATAATAGCCAACACAAATACGTTCTCATGTCTCTAACTGATGTCAAGAGTATTCTGCTTATATCCGAAATCCATGGAGCCGACGACCTCTTGTTGCGCCTGTTCAATTCTACTTTTGATGGAGTGTCTGCAAATGCCAAGGCACCGGCTGAGGAGCAAGTTGCAAAGGATGTTGAAATCCATCTAACAGAGATGCTGATCCAGCTGATTGACGAGTCTCCTGGCAGTGTACCGGCGAGTGTTATTgatgccatcatcagccaATTTTTGCGAGCAGCCCCCCCTGGCGGTGGCCgaagcaaagagcaaaacGGCAAGCAATCGACGCTCCTTCACAAGACAGAACCGGCCGCCTATGTCATGGCCAAAGCTATTTGTAATGGATGTGCAGACAAGATGGCACGTTACGTGAGCCAGTACTTCAGCGATGTGATTCTTAATGCTTCCGGATTTGCAACTGCTGGGAATGGCACTCGCCATGGAGGAGATGATTCAGACGAGGAAGATAGCCATGCAGGGCCCTCCGAGGCTGATCTGAGGAGTCTTCGCCAGGCTCATCTTCTTATCCGAGAGCTTTGGCGAGCAGCGCCTGCCGTCCTCCAAAACGTTATTCCTCAGCTAGATGCTGAGCTGTCAGCCGATAACGTTCACCTGCGGCTTATAGCTACAGAGACGTTCGGCGACATGATATCCGGCATTGGAGCTGCAGGCCCTCCGCAGCCCCCCGTACTCGATCCCGCCGCATACCCCCCGATTAGACTGATGGATGATACTCCTACAGTTGTAGCTGAGGCCAACGTTCTCACCAAACCGTACTCTCCACAATCCTTCGCCCAGACACATCATGCTACATATCGCAACTTTGTCGGCCGGAAGAACGACAAGACTGGAACTATACGGACTGCCTGGGTAACCGCAGTTGGTTACATTCTTTCTACTTCTGCCGGAGGAATTGGCTTAAGCagccaagaagaaaatgaactAGTAAGAGCCCTGGTCGACAAATTGAACGATAGCGAAGAAAAGGTTCGTTTGGCAGCAGTTAAGGCAATTGAGCTCTTCGATTTCCGAGATATTGTCCTAAAGCTGGGCATCATTGGCGGCGTAGAAAAGGAGGGCTCAGTCTTTGCAAGTCTTGCAGATCGATGTCGAGACAGGAAACCAGCTGTACGCGTCGAGGCCATGATCCTGCTCGGCAAATTGTGGGCAGTCGGTGCTGGGGAGATTGCAGACGGACAGGAAGCCGTTACTGCCTGTCTCTCAGGTGTTCCATCGCGCATTATCAATGCCTTTTATGCCAACGACCCCGACCTCAATGTGCTTCTCGACCGCGTCATGTTCGAATGCCTGATACCCCTAAAGTATCCCCTCATAAAGGGCAAAGGGGCTAAGACTGCCGCTGCGTCCTCGCAAGGGAAAGCCGCGGCTGGCCAGGCCGATCAGGATAAGATACGAGCCGAGAGAATTTTGTTGATGCTCAAGTCTCTCGATACTCCAGCACAGAAGGCATTCTTTGCCATGCAGGCGCGCCAGCCTCAATTTGCCAAGGGCGTTGAGATTTTCATCCAGCAGTGCGAAGCATACAACGGCGGCGTCATCGAAGCTAACGAGGACAAAGTCAAGGCTGGCCTCGCCAAAACTATGCAATGGTTTGGTGCCTACTTTCCCGATCCGTTGAAGGTTCGTAGCGACCTTCAAAAATTTGTAAAGCTCAATGAGCGGCGTAGCTACCAGCTTGTCAAGTACGCGATTGAGTCTGAAAGTGACTTCAAGACCGTGAGACGCGCGATCGCCGAGCTGATCACGAAAATATCGGCAAGCTCTGGTGCGAGCTCTCTGGACACACTGATTCCCTTGTTATATCGCTCAAGCTGTCTCATGTTCAACCGAAGCCACTTAGCCACCATCATGGACTACTCAAAGAGCGATAAGAACGGCTTCGCTACTATGGCGCATCAGGTGCTCAACGACATATCTCAGCGAAATCCCGATATTTTCAAAGCTCATGCCGAAGAACTGCGAAAAGAACTGATCCAAAAAGCTCCAACCGAAACTACCAAATCTCAGGATGCTTCTGTTAGCGATATTCTCAAGGCCTACTCATCTTACGCTAAGAGGTATCCCGAGGACGTCAAATATGATAAGACCTTCACCCAGACACTCATCAACTACGCTCTCTACGGCGTTCCCATCAAGACACCCAAGTACGCTATCAACGTCCTCTTGGCGAAGAACGATGATAAGAGTAAGGTGACAGCCACAACTCTACTACGGAAGGTGATGGCGAACTTGAAGTATGGAGCGCCTCACTTTCTCAATAAGCTGGCTACTATTAGTCAACTGGAGCGTTTGGCACCGACTGTTACCGTGGACTCGGACGATGCAATCAACGATATAACCATAAAGAAGGTTCTTCACGAAGTCCGAACTGAGGCCGGGGATAAAGATCCAACTTGGGTCGATGATGCCGACATGGATGAGGAGCTCCAAGCGAAGAGTCTTTCGATAAGAATTCTAGTTAATAGAGCTCTTGCTACGTCGACAGATGCTGATGCAGAGACGCGGATCAAGCCTATCTTCAAGCTCCTTAAAACCTATGTTGTCGCGGAAGGCGAGCTGTCCAAAGTAAAAGACACCCCCAAACATCACAAAAAGCGTCTTAGGCTTCTGGCAGGTCTCATGATTCTGAAGCTATGCACTGTGAAAAAATATGATGATCAGTTTGACCATGCAGGCTTCAATAAGCTTGCGGAGCTCGTTCAAGATTCCGAGCTCCAGGTACGCCGTCGTTTTATGGACAAGCTACAAAATTATCTCACTCGAGGGAAACTGCGCGCGCGTTTCCATACTATCCTGTTCCTAACAGCTTTCGAACCTTTCCCGGAACTCAAAAATCGCGTAGAAACCTGGCTCCGATCACGAGCTCGATACTACGCCCAGAATGAGCAGCAGATCATGGAAGCCCTCATGGGAAGACTTATCCCATTATTGGCTCACCATCCAGACTACAGCCCAGACGAAGCTGACCTGGTTGATTTTGCAAACTATTTCCTCTTCTATTTGGGCGCAGTTGCAACCGAGGGAAacatttctttaatttacaAATACGCCGAAAGGGTGAAGCAAACGCGTGACGGCGTTGAACCGGAGAAGAGCGAAAATCTTTACGTATTAAGCGATCTAGCGCAGACATTGGTTCGTAAATACCAGGAGAGGAAGAATTGGAGCTTCCAGGCTTGGCCAGGCAAAGTTGGTCTGCCTACGGGGCTGTATACAGCTCTCCCGTCCAGCGAAGTTGCTCAGCATATTGCGCAGAAGCAGTTTATTCCAGAGGAGCTGGACGAGAAGTTGGATGACTTGATTCGGGTGATGGACCGCAAGAAG AAACGAAAGTCAATACACGAATCCGCAGACCATCCAGCAAAGAAACCCAAGACTCAGATGAAGACCGTTATCAGAGGAAAGCCAAGTCCAAAGCCCAAGTCGACTAAAGTTCCTAGCAAGAAGCCCGCAAGGCCCAAAGCAGCTCCTAAGGCTAAGAAGGCAGAATCTAATATTCCTGAGAGTGAGCGACGGCGCAGTGGCCGCTCTCATAACATCTCGACTTACGCAGAGCgtggcgacgaagaagacgaagaagaaatgttGGAGGGCGTCGCGGAATGGGAATacggtgatgaagaggacaATGATAACGAAGGTGCATCTGATCAGCAAGAAAGCGGCAACGAAGACAACTCTGAAGCTTCTGAGCCTGAAAACGACGAAGCAGAAGATGCCGCCGAAGAAGTGAACGAGGAGGAGTCTGAGCcagagcagccgcagccaaagAGCAACGGGAGAAAACTCGCCGCTCCCAGGGGCAGAGGAAAAGCGGCACCGGCCGTCAAGGCCAGCGCCCTGGCAACGGCCAGGACAAGCACGCGCTCTACTCGTGGGCGGGCAGCGAGGGGAGCATCGGACATGGAtgtagatgatgatgatgacgagtgA
- a CDS encoding uncharacterized protein (EggNog:ENOG41~TransMembrane:1 (i29-51o)) — MKDSESGAAPQPKMSTFQIAKKHLLEMKFLMGTAVGVCMLAAILVISLLAAHCAGLEKLLESQRRFAIANEEALPMAVHKLGRRDADFHETNMAISDSSAEVVALVLDNGSISAETQSLVPKDVVSITSIPISTQTATSTIYSIITPTQPVIVTRTTTMTTSVLPPPETSVCSAFSTTVTVTVTVVPTPSPWASSSVLGDVTVTAGASTITNFNTDVSYTSGLPDATISGSPSTVTDIDVSITGLPDVTISGNPSTVTNVLTDVSLTSGLPDATVSGNPSTVTAVQTSFSHTPEPVTSFVTVVISDLWGASASSSIPELVTVTAISTVRTTVTTIDAAPSPIIVTVTSAYPEPTMSTSTVSSDSSKAGAQTFRPSVLTETITASNGELATTTTTILIPTAFSSINGTASVYPSGTATSVVMPTIPIVVSGSSRGMEPLSHALCLITAITAMMSML, encoded by the exons ATGAAGGACTCGGAATCTGGCGCTGCGCCTCAGCCGAAAATGAGCACATTCCAAATCGCTAAGAAGCATCTTCTGGAAATGAAGTTCCTCATGGGCACAGCCGTTGGTGTCTGTATGCTCGCTGCAATTCTTGTGATTAGCCTCCTGGCAGCTCACTGCG CTGGCCTAGAAAAACTACTTGAATCTCAGAGAAGATTTGCTATTGCGAACGAAGAGGCACTCCCCATGGCTGTTCACAAGCTTGGTCGCCGCGATGCTGACTTCCACGAAACCAACATGGCCATATCTGACTCCTCTGCTGAGGTTGTTGCGCTGGTTCTCGACAATGGTTCTATCTCTGCCGAAACTCAGTCCCTTGTACCCAAGGACGTGGTTTCTATTACCAGCATTCCGATCTC TACCCAAACGGCCACATCGACCATCTACAGCATCATCACTCCAACCCAGCCAGTTATCGTGACAAGAACTACAACTATGACTACTTCAGTCCTTCCCCCTCCAGAGACATCCGTGTGCTCAGCCTTCAGCACTACGGTGACTGTCACCGTGACCGTCGTGCCTACTCCTAGCCCCTGGGCTTCCAGTTCTGTCCTCGGCGACGTTACCGTGACTGCTGGCGCATCAACCATCACCAACTTCAACACTGACGTCTCTTACACCAGCGGACTTCCAGATGCCACCATCTCTGGCAGCCCATCGACTGTCACTGACATTGATGTCTCTATAACTGGCTTGCCGGACGTGACCATCTCCGGAAACCCATCCACGGTAACTAATGTCCTAACCGACGTATCTCTTACCAGTGGTCTTCCCGATGCGACCGTCTCCGGCAATCCATCGACTGTCACTGCAGTTCAGACCAGCTTCTCACACACCCCAGAACCTGTCACTTCGTTCGTCACCGTGGTTATCTCTGACCTCTGGGGCGCTTCAGCCAGTTCTTCTATCCCAGAGCTAGTGACGGTCACCGCCATTTCCACAGTCAGGACAACTGTCACCACTATCGATGCCGCCCCATCccccatcatcgtcaccgtTACAAGCGCTTACCCCGAGCCCACGATGAGTACCTCGACGGTTTCCTCTGATAGCTCTAAAGCCGGCGCTCAGACGTTCCGTCCGAGCGTCCTCACCGAAACAATCACCGCATCTAATGGCGAGCTCGCCACAACCACTACTACTATCCTCATACCAACAGCATTCTCTAGCATTAATGGCACCGCGAGTGTTTACCCATCCGGGACTGCGACGAGTGTCGTTATGCCTACCATCCCAATTGTGGTATCTGGCAGTAGCAGGGGCATGGAGCCGCTCAGCCACGCTCTTTGTCTCATCACGGCGATTACAGCTATGATGTCCATGCTTTAA
- the RNP2 gene encoding mRNA-capping enzyme subunit alpha (BUSCO:EOG092D1KTN) has translation MEPNKTDGPIGSIDEPGIKAEGQLLHTMRREVAELLGRQQTSFPGAQPVSFARQHLDELTKQDYYVCEKSDGIRYLLYLTEDENQTEAHYLIDRKNDYWYITNKSLHFPRETDVSAFHTATLVDGELVWDKRADGVMEPRFLVFDCLVMDGNKLMDRSLDKRLAYFRERLYTPYKKMFKDYPDELQYQPFYMEMKPFQLGYGIEMMFKQILPELKHGNDGLIFTCRNTPYKHGTDPHILKWKPPEENTIDLRMRLTFPTVEPDEWERKEGITEPFIDYDSVPKADLFVFKGDGPEKYARFDDLYLTEEEWETLKGLNDPLNDRIVECNQDDQRRWRLLRFRDDKNEANHTSTVSSVLDSIKDRVSVKDLYDAAGRIRESWKARQARENARGQR, from the exons ATGGAGCCCAACAAAACGGATGGGCCCATAGGGTCAATTGACGAACCCGGCATCAAGGCCGAGGGCCAGCTTCTGCATACTATGCGCCGAGAAGTTGCAGAGCTGCTGGGTAGACAACAGACCAGCTTTCCGGGCGCGCAACCTGTCAGTTTTGCCAGACAACATCTGGACGAATTGACCAAACAAGA CTACTACGTATGCGAGAAATCCGATGGAATCCGCTACCTTCTTTACTTGACCGAGGATGAGAACCAGACAGAGGCGCACTACTTGATTGATCGCAAGAATGATTATTGGTATATCACCAATAAGAGCCTGCATTTCCCGCGCGAGACGGACGTCAGTGCTTTTCACACAGCAACGCTTGTTGACGGCGAACTAGTATGGGATAAACGAGCTGATGGAGTAATGGAGCCTCGATTCCTCGTTTTCGACTGTCTCGTGATGGATGGCAACAAACTTATGGATCGATCTCTTGATAAACGGCTGGCTTATTTTAGAGAGAGACTGTATACGCCGTATAAAAAGATGTTCAAGGATTACCCTGACGAGCTACAATACCAACCTTTCTACATGGAAATGAAGCCGTTTCAACTCGGCTACGGCATTGAGATGATGTTCAAGCAGATTCTCCCAGAACTAAAGCACGGAAACGATGGCCTTATTTTCACATGCCGGAATACGCCTTACAAGCACGGTACTGATCCGCACATTCTTAAGTGGAAGCCACCAGAAGAAAATACCATTGACCTACGGATGAGACTTACTTTCCCGACTGTTGAGCCGGATGAATGGGAACGCAAAGAAGGTATTACAGAACCCTTTATCGACTATGACAGCGTACCGAAAGCAGATCTCTTCGTTTTCAAGGGCGACGGTCCGGAAAAATATGCCCGCTTCGATGACCTTTACCTTACGGAAGAGGAGTGGGAGACGTTGAAAGGCTTGAACGACCCATTGAACGACCGCATTGTGGAATGTAACCAAGATGACCAAAGAAGATGGCGTCTTCTGCGCTTCAGAGACGATAAAAACGAAGCAAACCATACGAGTACAGTTTCAAGCGTCCTGGACAGCATCAAAGACCGCGTTTCAGTAAAAGACCTCTATGACGCCGCTGGTCGGATCAGAGAAAGCTGGAAGGCCAGACAAGCACGAGAAAATGCGCGTGGGCAGCGTTAG
- a CDS encoding uncharacterized protein (EggNog:ENOG41~TransMembrane:1 (o31-51i)) yields the protein MSLFSAEKETLSLRRSDACLGWHCLTSATRFGVIFSIVVTFIILSIVWMYCMGRARIFRIKTKTNHASGKQRGRRYHGTPKGTAPPGLYSMPQNLVFGNGLPQNFPVYFLPGPQVLPTQPFGVINSPTARIHTLASANLPQGTQYPAHSHITAPEPPKTKDSHKEPGRAPDGCSSGHPTWWQRFYRAFNLPAGAASTIASSPSPSPEPEQRAIIRFDHSATNRRPENIPSQFNNQKDKRTFKSAANEQDDTSSMLCNLNASNDSRESIRSDAATVHSDDFEMNSQRR from the coding sequence ATGTCACTATTCAGTGCTGAAAAGGAAACACTCTCTCTTCGCCGGTCCGATGCTTGCCTCGGATGGCATTGTCTCACCTCAGCTACTCGGTTTGGCGTCATATTCTCCATTGTTGTTACATTTATCATCTTGTCAATTGTCTGGATGTATTGCATGGGCCGAGCGAGAATATTCCGCATCAAAACCAAAACGAATCATGCGTCTGGGAAGCAAAGAGGACGTCGTTACCATGGCACCCCGAAGGGCACAGCACCGCCAGGATTATATTCAATGCCACAAAACTTGGTCTTCGGTAACGGATTACCTCAAAACTTTCCTGTTTATTTCTTACCGGGACCTCAGGTGTTGCCAACGCAGCCTTTTGGCGTCATAAATTCTCCCACTGCTCGTATCCACACGTTGGCTTCAGCAAATCTGCCACAGGGAACACAATATCCTGCACATTCCCATATAACAGCGCCTGAACCCCCAAAAACCAAAGACTCTCACAAGGAGCCAGGCCGAGCTCCGGATGGATGTTCATCGGGTCATCCTACATGGTGGCAACGCTTCTATAGAGCTTTCAATCTGCCTGCTGGAGCGGCATCTACCATTGCAagttctccttctccttctccagaaCCTGAACAGAGAGCAATTATCAGGTTCGATCATTCAGCGACAAATAGGCGCCCTGAAAACATCCCATCGCAATTCAATAATCAGAAAGATAAAAGGACATTCAAGTCAGCAGCGAACGAGCAAGATGATACTTCATCAATGCTATGCAATCTTAACGCTTCTAACGACTCGAGGGAGTCAATTCGGAGTGATGCCGCCACGGTTCACAGCGACGATTTTGAGATGAATTCCCAACGCAGATAA
- the ATG20 gene encoding Sorting nexin, cytoplasm-to-vacuole targeting pathway/endosomal sorting — protein MWNDEDNNPYGTSFDRRDSQTSSSAIPSSPTSRDYGVFEASHTPSTGSDVGQSPRPPFSHGIGQVDDEDVLREDTPPRRRPGGYNSRIEQILYENPNMPIMITDAGKSVESGGRYIVYTIKTGDLEVRRRYSEFASLRDALTRLHPTLVIPPIPEKHTMADYAANPTSAKQDQQIIDLRKRMLMVFLNRCRRMDAVREDGVWWRFLDPNSSWSEVLHAHPVASIPKVILKAPPLDTANPTLAHSFLPVPSSSSKLKTSAGTGADLNASVIQGAAHAIERFPADASNLSEQELDPYFISYEASIKELEQLLTGPMEKVNRRTLSHLSSLAADLCELGSRYNAFALSEQAPSLGPAIERIGQAADASYIATEELSGTLGASFAEPMRENAQFAGVVRSVLRYRVLKRVQQDMTTEELNKKRALLDQLERSEAEARRIEQYLSSSQQISPPPKRSASLREPPTQHRRDGSQEDTESIDSDFPPTHGDFPSVPPSVNQGVPERSTTSITHRKMPSTNSITNKIFGPIRHAVQGVVDVDPERTRRDTIGKTRESIGQLEQAQVASERDVKDASASVLSDLKRFQKDKEDDLRRYMLAYARSQVEWARKSKQQWEEARAEVDKIDEN, from the exons ATGTGGAACGACGAAGACAACAATCCTTACGGAACCAGCTTCGATCGCCGGGATTCACAGACCTCGTCGTCGGCGATTCCGAGCTCGCCGACATCAAGAGACT ATGGCGTTTTTGAGGCTTCTCATACCCCTTCAACTGGGAGCGACGTTGGCCAGTCACCACGTCCGCCATTCAGCCATGGTATTGGCCAAgtcgacgatgaagacgtcCTGAGGGAGGACACTCCTCCGCGGCGGAGGCCAGGCGGATATAACAGCCGTATCGAGCAGATCCTCTATGAGAACCCGAACATGCCAATTATGATTACAGATGCGGGCAAAAGCGTTGAAAGTGGAGGGAGATATATTGTGTACACTATCAAAACCGGA GATTTAGAGGTTCGTCGTCGTTACTCTGAGTTCGCTTCGCTCAGAGATGCGTTGACCCGTCTTCACCCGACTCTCGTCATCCCTCCCATTCCAGAGAAGCATACTATGGCCGACTACGCTGCGAATCCCACGAGTGCGAAGCAAGATCAGCAAATTATCGATCTACGAAAGCGCATGTTAATGGTCTTTTTGAATCGCTGTCGCCGAATGGACGCCGTTAGAGAAGACGGAGTTTGGTGGAGGTTTCTTGATCCAAACTCAAGCTGG AGCGAGGTTCTGCATGCTCACCCGGTTGCTTCTATTCCCAAGGTTATCCTGAAAGCACCGCCATTGGACACCGCGAACCCAACACTTGCTCACAGCTTTCTTCCGGTCCCATCGAGCTCATCGAAGCTCAAGACTTCAGCAGGCACGGGCGCCGACCTAAATGCTTCTGTCATCCAGGGTGCTGCGCATGCGATCGAACGCTTCCCAGCAGATGCATCCAATCTCAGTGAGCAGGAGCTCGACCCGTATTTCATTTCTTATGAGGCGTCGATTAAGGAGCTGGAACAGCTTTTAACAGGCCCTATGGAGAAGGTCAATCGCCGAACTCTTAGTCATTTATCGTCACTAGCGGCAGACCTTTGCGAACTGGGGTCAAGATACAACGCTTTTGCTCTTTCTGAGCAAGCCCCGTCCCTAGGACCAGCCATTGAACGGATCGGTCAAGCCGCTGATGCGTCGTATATTGCGACTGAAGAACTTTCAGGCACTTTGGGCGCAAGTTTTGCAGAACCAATGAGAGAGAATGCCCAGTTTGCAGGTGTCGTTAGAAGCGTCTTGCGGTATAGAGTCCTCAAGCGTGTGCAGCAAGATATGACAACTGAGGAGCTCAACAAGAAAAGAGCCCTGTTGGACCAACTTGAGCGCAGTGAAGCAGAAGCGAGGCGCATTGAACAGTATCTTTCAAGCAGTCAGCAAATCTCTCCCCCTCCTAAGCGGTCGGCAAGTCTTAGAGAGCCCCCGACACAGCATCGACGCGATGGAAGCCAAGAGGACACCGAATCCATAGATTCCGACTTCCCACCCACTCATGGCGATTTTCCGTCAGTGCCCCCGTCTGTAAACCAAGGCGTTCCCGAGAGAAGTACGACGAGCATAACACACCGAAAGATGCCCAGCACCAACTCTATAACAAACAAGATATTTGGTCCGATCCGCCACGCAGTGCAGGGAGTCGTTGACGTGGACCCCGAGCGAACCCGCCGAGATACTATAGGAAAGACGCGTGAGTCTATAGGGCAGCTAGAACAAGCGCAAGTAGCTTCCGAAAGGGATGTCAAGGATGCCAGCGCGAGTGTGCTTAGCGACTTGAAACGGTTCCagaaagacaaggaagatgATTTGAGGCGATACATG TTGGCATATGCGAGAAGCCAAGTTGAATGGGCGCGCAAGAGCAAGCAACAGTGGGAAGAGGCCAGGGCAGAGGTCGACAAAATAGACGAGAACTAG